The region GGCGCTCGATCTCGAGGCGAAGTACGGCCGCGCGGTGAACGTGCTCGTCCTCGACGTCGACGAGACGCTTCGGTCGGCTGGTGGCACGGACAACGAAATCCCACGCGATACGTTGCACGTACTGACCGAATTTCACGAAGCCGGCGTGCCGATCGTCATCTGTACGGGCCAGACCTTAGAGAACGTCAAGGGGTTCGCGATTCAGGGATTAGGGAGCGAAATCGTTCACTCGGGGGAACTCTCGATCGTCTACGAGGCTGGGACGGGAGTGTTCACGCCCGGCCACGGCGAAGCGACGAAGCAACTGCTCTACGAGGAACTCGACGAGACGATTCGAAACGTGTTCGACGACATCCGCTCGCGGGTGTTGCCCGAGGCTCCGGGAGATCTGCGACGTGGCTGTCATCTGCAGGGCAACGAGTTCAACGTCACGATGAAGCCGAACTACGAAACCGGCTCGAGCAAGGTCAGAGAGACCATCGACACAGCATTGGTCTACCTCATCGACTTGCTCGCAGACGCCGTCGGAACCCATCTCGGGGATGATATCGAAAGCGAGGAAACGGTGGTCGACTGGACGCGGGCGTTCTACGCCGCGCAGGATCCCGAGATCAGAGCGGTTCTCGAGAGCGAAGGCGGATACCCCGACCTCGATGCTGATGAGCTACCCGCCACGCTCGAGTCGGTCTTAGAGCGGATCGACGTGGCCTACTACGAAGCTGACGCGGCCGAGATCGGGAGCCTCGAATTGAACAAGGTCGTCGGTGTCGAACGATCGCTCGACGTGCTCGGTGTCGACGACCCGTTTTCACTCGTGATGGGGGACTCGAAGAGCGATCTACGCGTCATGCGGTGGGTCGACGAAAACGACGCAGGAATCTCAGCAGCCCCCGAACACGC is a window of Natronorubrum sediminis DNA encoding:
- a CDS encoding HAD family hydrolase, producing the protein MERYDLVYQLYDEYDTGTLREYQAFVDVFPAVDSRVALEHWQDANEELERRKNEIRADFAAGETFAEIASRASRDQAFTALDLEAKYGRAVNVLVLDVDETLRSAGGTDNEIPRDTLHVLTEFHEAGVPIVICTGQTLENVKGFAIQGLGSEIVHSGELSIVYEAGTGVFTPGHGEATKQLLYEELDETIRNVFDDIRSRVLPEAPGDLRRGCHLQGNEFNVTMKPNYETGSSKVRETIDTALVYLIDLLADAVGTHLGDDIESEETVVDWTRAFYAAQDPEIRAVLESEGGYPDLDADELPATLESVLERIDVAYYEADAAEIGSLELNKVVGVERSLDVLGVDDPFSLVMGDSKSDLRVMRWVDENDAGISAAPEHASQDTLEHVLETDELVFDRGKSVDVLRTVYALNRLARLG